CAACCTCGCCCTCGGACTGCCGATCGACGCGCGCCACTACGCCGACGGCGCGCAGATCCTGCGGGACCTCGGCGTCTCGTCGGTCCGGCTGCTCACCAACAACCCGGACAAGGTGGAGGCGCTCGAGCGATACGGCCTGACCGTCACCGAGCGCGTGCCCCTGGCGATCAGCCCCACCGACGACAACCTGCGGTACCTGCAGACCAAGGCCGAGCGGATGGGACACCACCTGCCCGACCTGGTCGAGATCGAGGAGACGACGGTCGACACGAAGGAGAGCACACGATGAGCGGACACGGTTCCCCCGACCTGGCGAGCACCGACGGGAGCGGGCTGCGCGTGGCGATCGTCGCCTCGTCGTGGCACACCGTCGTCATGGACGGGCTGGTCGCCGGGGCGACGACCGCCCTCGGTGAGATGGGCTGCCCGCCTCCGACGCTCGTACGCGTGCCGGGGTCGTTCGAGCTGCCGCCGGTCGTGCAGGCGTACGCGCGTGCCGGGTACGACGCGGTCGTCGCGCTCGGCGTCGTGATCCGCGGCGGCACGCCGCACTTCGAGTACGTGTGCGCGGCGGCCACGGACGGCCTCGCGCAGGTCGCGCTCGACACCGGCGTGCCGATCGGGTTCGGCCTGCTCACGTGCGACGACGAGAGCCAGGCGCTCGACCGTGCGGGGCTGGAGGACAGCAAGGAGGACAAGGGTCGCGAGGCCGCCCAGGCAGCCGTGGCGACGGCCCGCGTACTCCGATCGGTACGCTAGGCCTCGATGAAGACCTTCGACGCGCTCTTTTCCGAGCTCAGCGACAAGGCGGCCCACCGCCCCGAGGGCTCGCGCACCGTCGCAGAGCTCGACGGCGGCGTCCACACGATCGGCAAGAAGCTGGTCGAGGAGGCTGCCGAGTCCTGGATGGCGGCTGAGCACGAGTCGCCCGAGCGGGCGGCCGAGGAGCTCAGCCAGCTGCTCTACCACGTGCAGGTGATGATGCTGGCCAAGGGACTCACGCTGGACGACGTCTACGCGCATCTGTGACGGGCAAGCCGCCCTGTCCTGCTTGCCCGTGCCTCCGCCGCACAGCACGTCCGCCGGGCACGGTTGCCCGGCGAGCACCAGATCCGAACCGGGAAGACCGCCATGCTGAAAGTCGCCGTACCCAACAAGGGCTCGCTGTCCGAGTCCGCTGCACAGATGCTCGTCGACGCGGGCTACCGCCAGCGTCGCAGCAGCCGTGACCTCGTCACGCTCGACGCCGACAACGACGTCGAGTTCTTCTACCTGAGGCCGCGAGACATCGCGATCTACGTCGGGGACGGCACCCTCGACCTCGGGATCACGGGCCGCGACCTCCTGCTCGACTCCGGTGCCGCCGCCGACGAGATCCTCTCGCTCGGCTTCGGCGCCTCCAGCTTCCACTTCGCCGCGCCGGTCGGGTCGCTCGCGAAGCTCTCCGAGCTCGAGGGCCGCACGATCGCGACGTCGTACCCCGGCGTGGTGCGAGCCTGGCTGGCCGAGCGGGGGATCGACGCGAAGGTCGTCCGTCTGGACGGCGCCGTGGAGTCCTCCGTACGCCTGGGTGTCGCCGACCTGATCGCCGACGTCGTGGAGACCGGCTCGACGCTGCGCCAGGCCGGGCTCGAGATCGTCGGTGAGCCGATCCTCGCGTCGGAGGCGGTCGTGATCCGTCCGAAGGACCGTCCCGCGCCGGACGGCTTCGCAGTTTTCGAGCGACGG
Above is a genomic segment from Mumia sp. Pv4-285 containing:
- the ribH gene encoding 6,7-dimethyl-8-ribityllumazine synthase → MSGHGSPDLASTDGSGLRVAIVASSWHTVVMDGLVAGATTALGEMGCPPPTLVRVPGSFELPPVVQAYARAGYDAVVALGVVIRGGTPHFEYVCAAATDGLAQVALDTGVPIGFGLLTCDDESQALDRAGLEDSKEDKGREAAQAAVATARVLRSVR
- a CDS encoding phosphoribosyl-ATP diphosphatase, which translates into the protein MKTFDALFSELSDKAAHRPEGSRTVAELDGGVHTIGKKLVEEAAESWMAAEHESPERAAEELSQLLYHVQVMMLAKGLTLDDVYAHL
- the hisG gene encoding ATP phosphoribosyltransferase codes for the protein MLKVAVPNKGSLSESAAQMLVDAGYRQRRSSRDLVTLDADNDVEFFYLRPRDIAIYVGDGTLDLGITGRDLLLDSGAAADEILSLGFGASSFHFAAPVGSLAKLSELEGRTIATSYPGVVRAWLAERGIDAKVVRLDGAVESSVRLGVADLIADVVETGSTLRQAGLEIVGEPILASEAVVIRPKDRPAPDGFAVFERRLQSVLVARTYVMMDYDIRVEQVEAAVALTPGIESPTVSPLHREGWVAVRSMVPRDAAQKVMDQLWSLGARGTLVTDILACRL